The Penaeus vannamei isolate JL-2024 chromosome 42, ASM4276789v1, whole genome shotgun sequence genome includes the window GGAGACAGAACAGGAAGCTTTCATGGCTTGCGAACACTCATGACAGTCTTATTTAAGATATAGCATCAAAAGCTTATTCTTTTGATGTGAAATGGCTATCTACGTTAATAAATCGGAGCATGGAAAGAAGTTTATCGGCTGTCGATACCATCCATtactgtaaacaaaaacaaaaaaactagacATAGATCTTCACAGGAAAGTGGACACaaataaagcattttttttacttttcaaatAGAATtctgagagataaagaagaggaagttcTATCATTAGGCCTGGATTTCTGACTACGACCTAAGAAAgtgaattttgttattttttttattctttttgaaaGGATTTGTCATTCACTGAAAAGCTGTAATATCCAAGACACTTACCATTCGATCTGTaggaaaatatatgtttttagtTTCTTTCTACAACAAAACAGGGAAACTTCTTACTCCTCTGATTTTACTGAACAAGGTACTAACAGTTCAGAATTTAAAGTCAGACAAACACTGTAAAAACAAAACCCGACAAAGGAAGGGTCATAGTCTTATAAGACGGAACTGATTACTTCGACaaaatttcctcttttctttctgacTCGTCAAAATTCAAATTGTTAAATGTTAACCTAGCCACTCACCTCTTAAAACTAGGGGACAAACTAAATAGAATCACACGACCCTTAAAAACTATCCTCGAGGAAGCCACGTATCATTCTATCCTTGCATCTGGCTCTCATCCTGGTTTTATGTGTGGTCTCCCCAAAGTGCACAAACCTACCTCTCAGACCAATTATTTCATCCATTGGCACTTTCAGTTACAACCTGGATAAATTCCTTGTGCAAATCATTCAGCCTTTAACATATTCAGCCTCTAACATAACAacaatggctagttttgatgtcgaGTCTCTTACGGAAACTACACATATCATCACTAATGATATAACAGCTAAATCCCTTTCACAGTTTGGTTTAGAAAAGAAACAGTTAAATTCTCTTTTAAACTTAGTCACAAAAGATTCAGTATTCACTTTTGAATACTGGGTTCCCCCATTGGCCCTAGCTATGCTAATGTTTTTCTGTGTTATCATGAAAAGAACTGGCTACATAACTGCCTTAGTGAATTTAAACTTTTGTTCTACAAAAGATACATTGACGATACTTTTCTCTTGTTCAAACATCCATCACATGTATAATTGTTTCTATCCTTCCGTAATGACCAGCATCATAACATTAAGTTTACCTgctaaattgaaaaagaaaaccagcTTTCCTTTATTGACGCGCTTatcaccaaagaaaacggtcgcCTGTTCACAACTGTTTACAGAAAACCTCTTATTACAGGTTTAGGAATGCATTATTTGAGCTACGCACTTCAGAAGTACAAGATTAATAGCATATCTACTTTAATCAACAAAGCCTATAACATTTGCACCTCTTGGTGTCTTTTTTTGATTTGGAAATTATGTTTTTATCAAATTACTTTGAAACAAATGGATACCCAAGCATTATGTTTCAGAAAAccctaagttttttttttaaataataagatGTGCCAGCCTATTACCTCTGTTCCTATACGAACTAAATACATTAAATTGCCGTATCTCAGATGACTCAGTTATAACGTTCGAAAACAATCATGTGAGTTGCTCAAATATTCATTCCCCAAGTTTAAATTTGATATATTACAGTATCAAAACTTATCTAAAGTTGTCTTTTTCCTCGGATTTATGTTCATacgttgtatatatgtttaattttcCTTGCTGCAATACTAGATATGTTGGATCAACCACACGCTGGTTCAAGCACAGATTTTTTAAACATATGGGTCTACCTCTCACCAACCCAGCATTCTCTGCCATTCGCCAACATTCGCACACAGaggaccatccctacactcacaatgatttcaaaattctgtctacATCTCCTAACAGTCTAGACCTCCCTCTTGTGCAAATCCtcaagatgaaaccagagctaaacaacaatcacacaaccacacagctATTTACGGTGTAATTATGTGACCGTAACCTCCTGTTTTGCTACTCATggtgtgttttgtctttgtttatattttcctcatcttttgtttctttgtttcgctttttgtgatatttttttacatttatgaagtgtttttattttgtaCTTCGTCTGGCTCTAAGATGTTCATCACAACACTGGCCTTCATTTTCATCTTGAGATTTCGCTTCCCTTGTGACAAGTTTATTGctgaaattcttatatatatatatatatatatatatatatatatatatatatatatatatatattatcattattattcatttcattatcattatcatcattaatagtaatatcatcatcattaatagtataattattgttattattatcatcattaatatcaatgtctttagatatatttattaccACAGTccctatcattttcattgttactattatcattattgcttttatatatttatcattatcatcataaatatcatcatcatttttgtagttatcagtttctttattgttatcatcgcccTTGTCTTCGCGACTACCCCTGGCAGCGTGAACatcccgccgtcgccgccgcccccTCGCCGCCACCAGCCCGTCCCACGAGAGGAACTCACCGCCGCCAAGTCCGCCTCCGAGACGCCCAGCAGGTGCAGCAGCGCCAGGAGGTCGTGCAGCCAGGACCCCGAGCGCCCCGCCCCTTCCGTCCGCGCGGGCTGGCGCTTGACCTCGCCCTGCGCCAAGAGCTGGAGTCTGGCCGAAAGGTTGGTCTTGAGGTGGGTCATGAGTGCctgtggggggggcggggaagccCTGTGGCCTCCCGAAGGGGCGCAGCAAACTCTCCTCAGGGACATGAGCGCCAGCAGGAGACACAAAGAACCGCTGAGTCTCCTGCAAGaggaatctatatgtatatggatatgtatatatacagagaatatatacatatccatacatagatacatacacacacacacacacacacacacacacatacagacatatatacacacagatgaacgcacgcacacgcacacataaacacacatacacacacacaaacaggtatatatatgtatatatatatatatatatatatatatatatatatatatatatatatatatatatatatgtatatatatatatataactatatatatatatatataactatatatatatatatatccatctacctatattatctatctctctgtctagctatatatacctacttatctatctaactatatatacatacacacacacacacacaccacacacacacacacacacacacacacgcacacgcacacgcacacacacacacacacacatacacacacacacacacacacacacacacacacacacacacacacgcacatacactcacacacacacacacacacacacacacacacacacacactcacactcacacacacacacacacacacacacacacacacacacacacacacacacacacacatatatatatatatatatatatatatatatatatatatatatatatatatatatatatatataaacatatatatatatatatatatatatatatatatatatatatatatatatatatatatatatatatatgcatatatttatgcatgtgtaaatgtatgtgcgtgtctacgtatgtatatatatacatacatgcatatacatacatacatatatatatatatatatatatatatatatatatatatatatatatatatatacatatgtatgtgtatatatatacatatatacacacacacgcacatatatacatatatatatatatatatatatatatatatatatatatatatatatatatatatatatatatatatatatatatatatatatgtttaataggacacacacacacacacacacacacacaca containing:
- the LOC113810775 gene encoding uncharacterized protein isoform X2; this translates as MEVRRRVMRLSGSLCLLLALMSLRRVCCAPSGGHRASPPPPQALMTHLKTNLSARLQLLAQGEVKRQPARTEGAGRSGSWLHDLLALLHLLGVSEADLAAVSSSRGTGCKSKPRSSFSSWTLWCRTWRASWLSFRLGNLWRWRWPRGTSWGCSRAVSSTSNASRSTSTSSTP